The DNA region ACCCGCGTCGTATGGGTGCCGAACAAGTGCCCCACCGGCAGGCCGATCAGGCCGCTGTCGCGGCGCGGATCGTAGGCCACGCCGGCGATGATGCCGATGCCCAGGCCGACGTCGACGTACGTCTTGATCACGTCGGCGTCGATGGCCTCCAGCACGATGTCCGGGTGGATGCTCTTGCTGGCGAAGACCTCGTCGATGGTCGAGCGGCCGGTGAAGGCGCGGTCGTAGGTCACGATCGGATAGGCCGCCAGTTGTTCCAGCGTCAGCCGCTTGGCCTCGCTGGACTTCAGTTCGGCCAGCTCGTGGTCCGGCCGCACCACCACGGTGTGCTCCCAGGTATAGCAGGGCAAGGTCGCCAGGCCCGGCGTCAGGGCCAGGGACTCCGTGGCGATCGCCAGGTCGGCCTGCTCGTGCAGCACCATTTCCGCCAGTTGCGACGGGCTGCCTTCGGCCAGGGACAGGTGCACCTTGGGAAATTGCTTGCGGAAGGTGGGAATCACGCGCGGCAACAGGTAGCGCGCTTGCGTATGGGTACACGCGATCACCAGGCCGCCCTCGTCGCGGCGGGCGAACTCGTCGCTGACCTTCTTCAGGTTATCGACCTCGCGCATGATGCGATCGATCACCTGGGACACGGCCAGCCCGGGCTTGGTCAATCCCTTGATGCGCTTGCCATGGCGTTCGAAGATCTTGACGCCCAGTTCATCCTCGAACTCGATGATGGCCTTGGACACGCCGGGCTGGGACGTATAGAGCATGCGCGCGGCTTCGGTAAGGTTGAAGTCGCGGCGGATGGTTTCTCTGACAAAACGGAATTGTTGCAGGTTCATGGGGGATTCCTGAGCAGGACCCCCGATTATAGGTAATAAAGAACGCATTCCAAATTACATATTAGTATAAGCTTAGGCGCTATACGGCCATGGAGAAAGGCCGCATCGCGCCGGCGCCCCGCAAAGACGCAACGCATCGTCAGTCCGCGAACGCCAAGCCCTCGCCCGGCGTCCGCGAACATCCCCCTCTTACTTCATCGAAATAGTCGAATTCACCGTCCGGCCATGGCCCGACCAGCGGGCCGTGACGGTCTTGGTCTGGGTCCAGAACTGCACCGCCTGCTTGCCGTTGGGGCCCAGGTCGCCGAGCTTGGAGCCGCGTGAGCCGGTGAAGCTGAACCAGGCCACGGGCACCGGGATGGGGATGTTGATGCCCACCTGGCCGACGTCGATGTTGTTCTGGAAATAATGCGCCGCGGCGCCGTCCTGGGTGAAAAGCGCGACGCCGTTGCCGTTGGGATTGCCGTTGACGAAGGCCACGGCGTCCTCCAGCGTTTCCACCTCCACCACGCACAGCACCGGTCCGAATATCTCCTCCGTGTAGATCTTCATATCGCCCTTCACGCCCGAAAACACCGTGGGGCCGACGAAATTGCCCTTCTCGAAACCGCTGACCTCGATGCCGCGGCCGTCGAGCAGCAGTTGCGCGCCTTCGTCCACGCCCTGCTGGATCAGGCCCTCCACGCGCTTGCGCGCCGACGGCGACACCAGCGGGCCGAGATCGGCCTGGCGATCGACGCCGTTGTTGACCTTCAGCTTGCGCGCCCGCTCGACGAACTCGGGCAGCCACTCGCGCGATTGACCGACGAACACCGCCACCGACGTCGCCATGCAGCGCTGGCCCGCCGCGCCGAAAGCCGCGCCCAGCAACTGGTTGAGCACCACTTCGGGGTCCGCGTCGGGCAGCACCACGCAGTGGTTCTTCGCGCCCATCATGGCCTGGCAGCGCTTGCCGGCTTCCGACGCGCGGTGATAAATCTCCGTGCCCACGCGCGTCGAACCGATGAAGGAGACCGCCTTGATATCCGGATGGTCGCAAATGCCCATGGCGATGTCCGGGCCGCCATGCAGGACGTTCAGCACGCCCGGCGGCAGGCCCGCCTCCAGCGCCAGT from Bordetella genomosp. 10 includes:
- a CDS encoding CysB family HTH-type transcriptional regulator, translated to MNLQQFRFVRETIRRDFNLTEAARMLYTSQPGVSKAIIEFEDELGVKIFERHGKRIKGLTKPGLAVSQVIDRIMREVDNLKKVSDEFARRDEGGLVIACTHTQARYLLPRVIPTFRKQFPKVHLSLAEGSPSQLAEMVLHEQADLAIATESLALTPGLATLPCYTWEHTVVVRPDHELAELKSSEAKRLTLEQLAAYPIVTYDRAFTGRSTIDEVFASKSIHPDIVLEAIDADVIKTYVDVGLGIGIIAGVAYDPRRDSGLIGLPVGHLFGTHTTRVGVKAGVFLRDYVYTFIEMLAPALTRNVVAKAVQGQQAD
- a CDS encoding CoA-acylating methylmalonate-semialdehyde dehydrogenase; protein product: MTDIPRLPLLIGGELVQSKTTQWRDVVNPATQEVVAQVPFATREELDRAVANAKEAYQTWRNAGQGTRMRVMLKFQQLLRDNTGKLAEMITREHGKTLPDAEGEVGRGLEVVEHACAIASLQLGEYAENAASGIDVYTLIQPLGVCAGITAFNFPVMLPCFMFPIAVSCGNTFILKPSEQDPTSSLFLAQLALEAGLPPGVLNVLHGGPDIAMGICDHPDIKAVSFIGSTRVGTEIYHRASEAGKRCQAMMGAKNHCVVLPDADPEVVLNQLLGAAFGAAGQRCMATSVAVFVGQSREWLPEFVERARKLKVNNGVDRQADLGPLVSPSARKRVEGLIQQGVDEGAQLLLDGRGIEVSGFEKGNFVGPTVFSGVKGDMKIYTEEIFGPVLCVVEVETLEDAVAFVNGNPNGNGVALFTQDGAAAHYFQNNIDVGQVGINIPIPVPVAWFSFTGSRGSKLGDLGPNGKQAVQFWTQTKTVTARWSGHGRTVNSTISMK